One Sander vitreus isolate 19-12246 chromosome 23, sanVit1, whole genome shotgun sequence DNA window includes the following coding sequences:
- the mettl25 gene encoding putative methyltransferase-like protein 25: protein MLSSSYSLTEIQRRIDEVKRFLSITLSIANAHTVEFYTQDVWNRFMAVLPQEVLSTLGSASDQQREPGHKAKEQSRTTFGFCNDTNRLVDVCELLQAAKAHSLPGLGVCMSRDELLQALRENRSKSGAPPAEIGAELETDEFMNSKKSHEVQSMSEVVACLAQRCGVKQVIDVGSGKGYLSSFLSLQYGLRVYGIDSSSTNTHGAHERNRKLKKFSRAYQKHNKAVRGQGEAATHSSQENLVEIKPGTDGDNDVSRGDGAGIVSQEEAKVLISLSDVNPAVERHSEPNRETDELFLSALSVDVLQPTSPRIPPRQLSAEERERRKTENLERKAQNRAASASVMFSPLTSYVTAETELRELINELEDAVMVGLHTCGDLAPSTLRMFVAKPELASVCSVGCCYHLLSEEFDPAGQECLPGVCGFPLSQYLRDRSWFCGRNARMSACLALERVSLGQGIQMESLFYRAVLHVILRDHYSSFKSEKRVGNVYSKAKSFVDYVRRALSRLELDESKLSDSDIQDYHNTYTPRKGEMHAFNMLKVTLAPCIEGLILLDRLCYLKEQEDSSFSALVQLFDPLLSPRCYAIIGLKSYGDRISR, encoded by the exons ATGTTATCCTCCTCATACAGCCTCACAGAAATTCAACGTCGAATAGATGAAGTTAAGCGGTTTCTGTCTATAACTCTGAGCATCGCCAATGCTCACACTGTGGAGTTTTACACGCAGGACGTGTGGAACCGCTTCATGGCCGTGCTACCTCAGGAGGTCCTGTCAACACTCGGCTCGGCTAGTGACCAGCAGAGGGAGCCAGGACACAAAGCAAAAG AGCAATCGAGGACCACATTCGGGTTTTGCAATGATACAAACCGGCTGGTTGATGTGTGTGAACTGTTGCAGGCGGCCAAAGCCCACTCTCTCCCTGGCCTTGGAGTCTGTATGAGCAGGGATGAGCTACTGCAGGCCCTCAGAGAGAACAGGTCAAAGTCTGGAGCTCCACCTGCAGAGATAG GTGCTGAGCTGGAGACAGATGAGTTTATGAACTCTAAGAAATCTCATGAGGTCCAGTCCATGTCTGAGGTGGTGGCCTGTCTGGcccagcgctgtggagtcaAACAG GTGATAGATGTAGGCTCGGGGAAGGGCTACCTGAGCTCCTTCCTGTCTCTGCAGTACGGCCTCCGGGTCTATGGCATCGACTCCTCCAGCACCAACACCCACGGAGCCCACGAGAGGAACAGGAAGCTAAAGAAGTTCTCCAGGGCGTACCAGAAACACAACAAGGCAGTTAGGGGACAGGGAGAGGCCGCCACACATTCATCTCAGGAGAACTTAGTAGAAATAAAGCCTGGAACGGATGGAGACAATGATGTTTCACGTGGCGATGGGGCAGGAATTGTGTCACAGGAGGAGGCGAAGGTGTTGATCAGCTTATCAGATGTCAACCCTGCAGTGGAAAGGCATTCAGAGCCCAACCGCGAAACAGACGAGCTCTTCCTTAGCGCCCTGTCAGTGGATGTGCTACAGCCTACATCCCCCAGAATTCCCCCGAGACAACTGAGTgctgaggagagggagaggaggaagacggAGAACCTGGAGAGGAAAGCTCAGAACAGAGCCGCCAGCGCCAGCGTCATGTTTTCACCCCTCACTTCTTACGTTACTGCGGAAACAGAGCTCCGAGAGCTCATCAACGAGCTGGAG GATGCGGTCATGGTCGGCCTGCACACGTGTGGCGACTTGGCTCCCAGCACCCTGAGGATGTTTGTGGCTAAACCGGAGCTGGCCTCAGTCTGCAGCGTGGGCTGCTGCTATCACCTGCTGTCTGAGGAGTTTGACCCCGCAGGACAgg AGTGTTTGCCCGGTGTGTGTGGGTTCCCTCTGAGTCAGTACCTTCGCGACCGGTCCTGGTTCTGCGGCAGAAATGCCAGGATGTCGGCGTGTTTG GCACTCGAGAGAGTTTCACTCGGCCAAGGG ATTCAGATGGAGTCTCTGTTTTACCGAGCGGTGCTTCATGTTATTCTGAGGGATCACTACAGCTCCTTTAAAAG TGAAAAGCGAGTTGGGAATGTCTACTCCAAGGCTAAATCATTTGTGGACTACGTTCGCCGAGCTCTAAGCAGACTGGAACTGGATGAATCAAAG CTTTCTGACAGTGACATCCAGGATTACCACAACACATACACGCCGCGAAAGGGCGAGATGCATGCCTTTAATATG TTGAAGGTGACCCTGGCTCCCTGTATTGAAGGTCTGATTCT